One genomic window of Ilyobacter polytropus DSM 2926 includes the following:
- the dnaX gene encoding DNA polymerase III subunit gamma/tau, which translates to MHLTLYRKYRPSNFNEVAGEEDIIKTIKNSLRENRMAHAYLFAGPRGVGKTTTARLIAKGLNCLTNGITDDPCDICDNCLAVNEGNFVDMIEIDAASNRGIDEIRQLKDKINYRPARGRKKVYIIDEAHMLTKEAFNALLKTLEEPPSHVLFILATTEPDKILPTIISRCQRYDFKPISFESTRDRLLEIGKSEGIEVDDESLLLIYEKAGGSMRDAISIFEKLISSCYGESITIEKSQKVLGVIPEKQLMEFLQIAREGDSYKGVKFLDKLWNGSVNIESFFRDLAKLSKELMLKDELTPEEGMPIIGAIYDVITKFKYEEDKRLLGYVILHKLSGEVSLPKTVYKEEKTGYIPEIRETNTEETLEKELSESEIRVTIDDVKRSWDEAVKRAKNEKITIAALLTGAFPVKVSEGTLYVGFYPENRFSRDKMEENQYRDIFLNSMRELTHPKLKIVYEIVGEKNKKTETGKSFSDKIIEFFDGELM; encoded by the coding sequence ATGCATCTTACTTTATATAGAAAATACCGACCTTCCAATTTTAATGAAGTGGCGGGAGAAGAGGATATAATAAAAACCATAAAAAATTCCTTGAGAGAAAATAGGATGGCTCATGCATATCTTTTTGCAGGTCCAAGAGGTGTTGGAAAGACCACAACTGCAAGGCTTATAGCAAAGGGATTAAACTGTCTTACAAATGGCATAACAGATGATCCATGCGATATCTGTGACAATTGCCTAGCAGTCAACGAGGGAAATTTTGTCGATATGATAGAGATAGATGCAGCATCAAACAGAGGTATAGACGAGATAAGGCAGCTTAAGGACAAGATAAACTACAGACCTGCAAGAGGAAGAAAAAAAGTATATATAATCGACGAGGCTCACATGTTAACAAAAGAAGCCTTTAATGCACTTTTAAAAACTCTGGAAGAACCTCCAAGTCATGTATTGTTTATACTGGCAACAACTGAACCTGATAAAATACTTCCAACTATCATATCGAGATGCCAAAGATATGATTTTAAACCTATTTCATTTGAAAGTACAAGGGACAGGCTGCTTGAAATAGGTAAAAGTGAGGGTATAGAGGTGGATGATGAAAGTTTACTTCTTATCTATGAAAAGGCAGGAGGAAGCATGAGAGATGCTATATCCATATTTGAAAAACTTATTTCAAGTTGTTATGGAGAGAGTATCACAATAGAAAAAAGTCAGAAGGTTCTAGGAGTTATACCAGAAAAACAGCTTATGGAATTTCTTCAAATAGCAAGGGAAGGAGACAGCTATAAAGGTGTAAAATTTTTGGATAAACTTTGGAATGGTTCTGTGAATATAGAGAGTTTTTTTAGAGATCTGGCAAAGTTGTCAAAAGAGCTTATGCTGAAAGATGAGCTGACTCCAGAGGAAGGGATGCCTATTATAGGGGCGATATATGATGTTATAACAAAGTTTAAATATGAAGAGGATAAGAGGCTTCTCGGGTATGTAATTCTTCATAAACTTTCAGGAGAAGTTAGTTTACCTAAAACAGTCTACAAAGAAGAAAAAACAGGATATATTCCTGAAATAAGAGAGACCAACACCGAAGAAACATTGGAGAAGGAACTCTCTGAATCTGAAATAAGAGTGACTATAGACGATGTAAAAAGATCATGGGATGAAGCCGTAAAAAGGGCTAAAAATGAAAAGATAACTATAGCGGCACTTCTTACAGGGGCTTTTCCTGTAAAAGTTTCTGAAGGAACTCTTTATGTGGGATTTTACCCAGAGAATAGATTTTCTCGGGATAAAATGGAAGAGAATCAGTACAGAGATATATTCCTAAATTCTATGAGAGAACTGACTCATCCAAAACTCAAAATAGTATATGAAATAGTTGGAGAAAAAAATAAAAAAACTGAAACTGGAAAATCTTTCTCTGATAAAATAATAGAGTTTTTTGATGGAGAACTTATGTAA
- a CDS encoding sigma-54-dependent transcriptional regulator, translating to MNALGILIDEKLKNGIAESIDGSIEFAEGVLRALEMLEEAKYDAVLLDSDTMEKSQLIESIEMISTAQRKIIIMILGERSNLDLVAGSIKAGAYDYILKPVEILKVSRLLEKAVRDHKLKAEKVDKNKDTGDKLIGQTKEIVEVYKMVGKMAASRVPVLVTGEKGTGKKSVAISIHQFSDFSDKPFVSINCTAFQDEFLERKIFGYEKGAFPGAAFDQMGELEKANGGTLYLGNIESLSIDMQSKILGVLQEGEFFRIGGTQLLKTDLRIITASSENIEELIVNGKFIEELYHKLKVLEIDIPPLRDRKDDIPFIIDHYIMDCNEEFGKNVKGVSKPAIKKIMRYDWPGNVSELKNAVRSAVALCRGNSILVEDLPANVIGAKISKRRGDIQDWILADWIEGEVSVLKGNSQKDYYGNVISRVEKELIRQVLEMTSGKKVETAEILGITRNTLRTKMNNYGLE from the coding sequence TTGAATGCTTTAGGTATACTGATAGATGAAAAATTGAAGAATGGGATAGCTGAATCCATCGATGGGAGTATCGAGTTTGCAGAGGGAGTCTTGAGGGCTCTTGAAATGCTCGAGGAAGCCAAGTATGATGCTGTATTATTAGATAGTGATACTATGGAGAAGTCTCAGCTTATTGAGTCAATTGAAATGATAAGTACAGCCCAGAGAAAAATTATTATAATGATTTTGGGAGAGAGATCAAATCTTGACCTAGTGGCAGGAAGCATAAAGGCAGGGGCTTATGATTATATTTTGAAACCTGTTGAGATACTTAAGGTATCAAGACTTTTGGAAAAGGCAGTCAGAGACCATAAACTCAAGGCTGAGAAAGTTGATAAGAATAAAGATACTGGAGACAAACTAATAGGTCAGACAAAGGAGATAGTTGAAGTCTATAAGATGGTGGGGAAAATGGCTGCCAGCAGAGTACCGGTACTGGTAACAGGGGAAAAAGGGACCGGAAAAAAATCTGTGGCTATATCAATACATCAGTTTAGCGACTTTAGTGACAAGCCCTTTGTAAGTATAAACTGTACTGCTTTTCAGGATGAGTTTTTAGAGAGAAAGATATTCGGTTATGAAAAAGGTGCCTTTCCAGGAGCAGCTTTTGACCAGATGGGTGAGCTAGAGAAAGCCAACGGAGGGACTTTATATCTGGGAAATATTGAATCTCTAAGTATAGATATGCAATCAAAAATCTTGGGTGTTCTCCAGGAAGGTGAATTCTTTAGAATCGGAGGAACACAGCTGTTGAAAACAGACTTGAGGATAATAACGGCTTCTAGTGAAAATATAGAGGAGCTTATTGTAAACGGTAAGTTTATAGAGGAACTCTATCACAAGTTAAAAGTTCTAGAGATAGATATACCGCCACTTAGAGACAGAAAGGATGATATACCTTTTATAATAGATCATTATATAATGGATTGTAATGAGGAGTTTGGGAAAAATGTAAAAGGGGTTTCAAAACCTGCCATTAAAAAAATAATGAGATATGACTGGCCTGGAAATGTGAGTGAACTAAAGAATGCAGTTAGATCTGCTGTGGCACTTTGCAGAGGAAACTCAATACTTGTAGAGGACCTTCCGGCAAATGTTATAGGGGCTAAGATAAGCAAGAGAAGAGGAGATATACAGGACTGGATACTTGCAGACTGGATAGAAGGAGAAGTTTCGGTTTTAAAGGGAAATTCCCAAAAGGATTATTATGGAAACGTAATATCAAGAGTGGAGAAAGAGCTTATAAGACAGGTTCTTGAGATGACAAGTGGTAAAAAAGTCGAAACAGCAGAAATTTTAGGAATAACAAGAAATACACTTAGAACAAAGATGAATAATTACGGGCTGGAATAA
- a CDS encoding energy transducer TonB has translation MEKNDIRSLGISLILNLFIIFLLPGIRETVVDTAKISVGFIELKDENKKVPPKKTEQESVEKTIPQVKKEIKIEKEKLDPVKKKEIKPVKIENPDFEIDSLLAVDKSLVERKIVTKKDILNNKAAPQVETSEKLEVTEGELKGQEKLQEIEQKNIKSILSDKEITGSFTSEEKGKEMEFTLISSDSDKIEGLPKGHKMGFADGDITAKWDSANREPIYPETALERGLSGVVKLKADIGIDGTINELIVEEKSGIPEIDRAIEEVGRTWKIYLTKNGLSVKGTVLLEYRFNLVRGE, from the coding sequence ATGGAAAAAAATGATATTCGTAGTCTTGGGATATCGCTGATTCTGAATCTTTTTATCATATTTCTTCTACCTGGAATCCGCGAAACAGTGGTGGATACAGCTAAAATAAGTGTGGGATTTATAGAACTAAAGGATGAAAATAAAAAGGTTCCCCCCAAGAAAACAGAACAAGAGTCAGTTGAAAAAACTATTCCTCAGGTAAAAAAAGAGATAAAGATAGAAAAAGAAAAATTGGATCCTGTGAAGAAAAAAGAGATCAAACCTGTGAAAATAGAAAATCCAGATTTTGAAATAGACTCTCTGCTGGCAGTAGATAAATCTTTGGTGGAGAGAAAGATAGTCACAAAAAAAGATATATTGAATAATAAGGCGGCTCCCCAGGTAGAAACAAGTGAAAAGCTTGAAGTTACAGAAGGAGAGCTGAAAGGTCAGGAGAAACTCCAGGAGATAGAGCAAAAAAATATAAAGAGTATTTTAAGTGACAAAGAGATAACCGGAAGCTTTACATCTGAAGAAAAGGGAAAAGAGATGGAATTTACACTGATATCTTCAGATTCAGATAAGATAGAAGGTCTTCCAAAGGGACATAAAATGGGATTTGCAGACGGAGATATAACTGCCAAATGGGACAGTGCAAACAGAGAACCGATCTATCCTGAAACAGCTTTAGAAAGAGGGCTTTCAGGAGTTGTAAAACTTAAAGCCGATATAGGAATAGATGGTACAATCAATGAATTGATTGTAGAAGAAAAAAGTGGAATTCCTGAGATTGACAGGGCTATAGAAGAGGTAGGAAGAACATGGAAGATCTATTTGACGAAAAACGGTCTCAGCGTAAAGGGGACAGTTTTACTAGAATATAGATTTAATTTGGTCAGAGGAGAGTAG
- a CDS encoding ExbD/TolR family protein: MRLKRMTRRNSGNMILELTPLIDVVFLLLIFFMVATTFEDLSGIKIDLPQSTIKEVREVKEIQILIDENSELYLNYRETTKSKKSMKVTLENLKEELGEKLLNSSEKNVIITADKKLDYGFIVEIMTIAKEAGASSLDIDTAVAK; encoded by the coding sequence ATGAGATTGAAGAGAATGACCAGAAGAAACAGTGGTAATATGATTTTAGAACTTACGCCTCTTATTGACGTAGTGTTCCTCCTTCTTATATTTTTTATGGTGGCCACTACTTTTGAAGACTTAAGTGGAATAAAAATAGACCTTCCTCAGTCTACGATCAAAGAGGTCAGAGAAGTAAAGGAGATACAGATACTGATAGATGAAAACAGCGAACTATATCTTAATTACAGAGAAACTACTAAATCTAAAAAGAGTATGAAAGTCACTCTTGAAAATCTTAAAGAGGAACTAGGAGAAAAACTTTTGAACAGCAGTGAGAAAAATGTAATAATAACTGCTGATAAAAAACTTGACTATGGCTTTATAGTAGAAATAATGACAATAGCCAAAGAAGCAGGAGCAAGTTCTCTAGATATAGACACAGCTGTTGCAAAGTAG
- a CDS encoding MotA/TolQ/ExbB proton channel family protein, with protein sequence MEWIQNGGILMYFIVAMSVIGLAVVIDKSIYFASKEKGNFDDIKWNVKEYIEKGDYTGAFALLEKHDCSTYKVLKELLLQCTKNKDYSIVHMEEKAREVGLSQLPRLERGMWLLGIVAHTTPLLGLLGTVTGMIQAFHAIASYGTGDPSVLAEGISKALITTAGGLTVAIPAVIFYNYFNKRIDTVVNNMEKSSVEMINFFRK encoded by the coding sequence ATGGAGTGGATACAAAACGGCGGGATACTCATGTATTTTATAGTTGCCATGTCAGTAATCGGATTGGCAGTTGTAATAGATAAAAGTATTTATTTTGCATCGAAAGAGAAAGGAAATTTTGATGATATAAAATGGAATGTGAAAGAGTACATAGAAAAAGGTGATTATACAGGAGCCTTTGCACTTCTTGAAAAGCATGATTGCTCTACTTATAAAGTTTTAAAGGAACTCTTACTTCAGTGTACTAAAAATAAAGATTATAGTATAGTTCACATGGAAGAAAAGGCCAGAGAGGTTGGACTTTCACAACTTCCAAGACTTGAAAGGGGAATGTGGCTGTTAGGTATAGTGGCTCATACAACTCCGCTTCTAGGACTACTAGGTACAGTTACAGGAATGATACAGGCTTTTCATGCAATAGCTTCTTACGGGACAGGAGACCCTTCAGTACTTGCCGAGGGAATATCTAAGGCTCTTATTACAACGGCAGGAGGACTGACTGTTGCAATACCAGCAGTAATTTTCTATAACTATTTTAATAAAAGAATAGATACTGTAGTAAACAATATGGAAAAGTCTAGTGTTGAAATGATCAACTTTTTCAGAAAGTAG
- a CDS encoding tetratricopeptide repeat protein, protein MKKKLTIMAFLIVLNTVSFAGEKEDIKYIDELYKSKNYKVAVLELEGFLKNYPKSKYVKTIQERLAKTYFLEKNHEKSKKYFDILLANYRLKRKEKNEFYYYQTINCAYLRNFEDAIVYQKNLDVKSEYYDKAIYELGKEYYKSGEYNKAQTELSKLLSSKGNYYDEGILYLALSSYNNGQYVKSIVYLDEYYNGTEEDKNYPLMNYIYGSCYYKMDDIAKAEGYFKEVAANYPENTYAQRSLLSLVSIYRDMKNEAEMMNAVARLKKGKEANTAYKLVAEYNLNKGDYSSSAEYYEKIVSMSDDPSVIYGYAYSLFKKGEKTKSLNYFKNLSDTEYEDESLYYSVLINYEKNKYNDVLNLTKNLNGREIKSIYNENLYLMMASSAYETGKYKLSRKYYMEVYEKSYRKDELYKIIVVDSKIGDLKDLKIRFDEYRKTFVRDQQYKKDVYLAVGASYYTAGDIAKAQSVYEEYLRSSRDEKILGNLIAILLNEKQYEKMSKYLNMQNSSSENTYLKGIASLGMMKYQDAESYFKKASESKNNETKEKAQYNLMKTYFSWEKYSEAVKTGESYLENGYGRNKGDTLDKIALSYFRMGEYEKSRETYEKLEGIEGYGDYALFQTGESFYSEGEYKEASKVYRDIYNKDPKGKYAEDSLYWEINSLYNLEEFELLKKSSSEFLKNYKKSTYRGNVMLFSADANMASEDFQGAIATYKELYDTIEDENLKENSASKLTEIYYQSNNLDDALLWADKIPVKNKSSYWKAITYDKKGEVDLAHTEYKKLLEDEKYRDRAAFNLANYYFKKENYAESKKYYEIVDKSSESQYKDTAAFQLGVIYEKEEDYNNALRMFTKVNLLYKDSPLKESSVIKIAVVYEALGDEKEAKKSYNDFLDEYKESKFKDFALEKLISMNLKEENKKEAVLYYEELKKRSPEKSEKYIEYFEEGEKQ, encoded by the coding sequence ATGAAAAAAAAGCTGACAATCATGGCTTTTCTGATTGTTCTCAATACCGTATCTTTTGCAGGGGAAAAAGAGGACATAAAGTATATAGATGAACTGTATAAGAGCAAAAATTACAAGGTTGCAGTTCTTGAATTGGAAGGTTTTCTAAAGAATTACCCTAAATCTAAATATGTAAAAACAATACAGGAAAGACTTGCAAAAACTTATTTTTTGGAAAAAAACCATGAAAAGTCCAAAAAATATTTTGATATTCTTTTGGCAAACTACAGGCTCAAAAGAAAAGAAAAAAATGAGTTCTACTACTATCAGACGATAAATTGTGCCTATTTAAGGAACTTTGAAGATGCCATAGTCTATCAAAAGAATCTTGATGTAAAAAGTGAATATTATGACAAAGCTATTTACGAACTGGGGAAGGAGTATTACAAGTCCGGAGAATACAATAAGGCTCAGACTGAGCTATCGAAACTCTTAAGCAGCAAGGGGAATTATTATGATGAGGGAATATTATACCTCGCCCTGTCATCTTATAACAACGGACAATATGTCAAGAGTATAGTTTATTTAGATGAGTATTATAACGGAACTGAAGAAGATAAAAATTATCCTCTCATGAATTATATATATGGGTCATGCTACTATAAAATGGATGATATAGCAAAGGCAGAAGGTTATTTTAAAGAGGTGGCAGCAAACTATCCTGAGAACACTTATGCACAACGTAGTCTTCTTTCTCTGGTGTCGATATACAGGGATATGAAAAACGAAGCTGAAATGATGAATGCTGTAGCTAGACTAAAAAAGGGTAAGGAAGCAAATACTGCATACAAACTTGTGGCAGAATATAACCTGAATAAGGGAGACTACTCTAGTTCTGCAGAATATTATGAAAAAATAGTTTCCATGTCAGATGACCCAAGTGTAATTTATGGGTATGCTTATTCTTTATTTAAAAAAGGTGAAAAAACCAAGTCTTTAAATTACTTTAAAAATCTCAGCGATACTGAATATGAAGATGAATCGCTTTATTACTCTGTACTTATTAATTATGAAAAAAATAAGTATAATGATGTTTTAAATCTGACTAAAAACTTAAACGGCAGAGAAATAAAATCAATATATAACGAAAATCTTTATCTTATGATGGCAAGTTCTGCCTATGAAACTGGTAAATATAAGCTTTCAAGAAAGTATTATATGGAGGTCTATGAAAAATCTTATAGAAAAGATGAACTCTATAAAATTATAGTAGTGGACAGTAAAATAGGGGATTTGAAAGACCTTAAGATTCGTTTTGATGAATACAGAAAAACATTTGTAAGGGACCAGCAGTATAAAAAAGATGTCTATCTAGCTGTAGGGGCATCTTATTACACTGCAGGAGATATAGCTAAGGCTCAGAGTGTCTATGAAGAATATTTAAGGAGCAGCAGAGATGAAAAGATACTTGGAAATCTAATAGCTATACTCTTAAATGAAAAACAGTATGAAAAGATGTCAAAATATCTGAATATGCAGAATTCATCTTCTGAAAATACATATCTTAAGGGAATAGCTTCTCTTGGTATGATGAAATATCAGGATGCTGAAAGCTACTTTAAGAAAGCTTCTGAATCTAAAAATAATGAGACAAAAGAAAAAGCCCAATATAACCTCATGAAAACCTATTTTTCATGGGAAAAGTATTCTGAAGCTGTAAAAACCGGTGAAAGTTACCTAGAAAATGGTTATGGAAGAAACAAAGGAGACACTTTGGATAAAATAGCTCTTTCATATTTTAGGATGGGAGAGTATGAAAAAAGCAGGGAAACCTATGAAAAGCTCGAGGGTATAGAGGGCTATGGCGACTATGCATTATTCCAGACAGGAGAAAGTTTTTACAGTGAGGGCGAATATAAAGAGGCTTCTAAAGTCTACAGAGATATATATAATAAAGACCCAAAAGGAAAATATGCTGAGGACTCGTTATACTGGGAAATAAATTCACTTTATAACCTAGAGGAGTTTGAGCTTTTGAAGAAAAGTTCATCGGAATTTCTGAAGAATTATAAGAAAAGTACCTATAGAGGAAATGTTATGCTTTTTAGTGCAGACGCAAATATGGCTTCTGAAGATTTCCAAGGTGCAATTGCTACTTATAAAGAACTTTATGATACTATAGAGGATGAAAATCTAAAAGAAAACTCGGCTTCTAAACTTACAGAAATATATTATCAAAGCAACAATCTTGACGATGCACTCTTATGGGCAGATAAAATTCCTGTAAAAAACAAGTCCAGTTATTGGAAAGCAATCACCTATGATAAAAAAGGTGAGGTGGATCTGGCTCATACTGAGTACAAAAAACTTCTTGAAGATGAAAAATATAGGGACAGGGCGGCATTTAATCTGGCGAATTATTATTTCAAAAAAGAAAACTACGCAGAGTCGAAGAAGTATTATGAAATAGTTGATAAGAGTAGTGAAAGCCAGTATAAAGACACAGCTGCATTTCAGCTAGGGGTTATATACGAGAAAGAGGAAGATTATAACAACGCCCTTAGGATGTTTACAAAGGTGAATCTTCTTTATAAGGACAGTCCTCTTAAAGAATCCTCAGTAATAAAGATTGCTGTTGTTTATGAAGCTCTAGGGGATGAAAAAGAAGCAAAAAAAAGTTATAACGATTTTTTAGATGAATATAAAGAGTCCAAATTCAAAGATTTTGCATTAGAAAAGTTAATCAGTATGAATTTGAAAGAGGAAAATAAAAAAGAAGCTGTGTTATATTATGAGGAGCTCAAAAAAAGATCACCTGAGAAGTCAGAAAAATATATTGAGTATTTCGAAGAGGGGGAAAAACAGTGA
- a CDS encoding DUF116 domain-containing protein, protein MVKNLLFKTAYTFYYFAYIVAKKFNKNRCENNCVSKGFIKFNNRLAIKRSKKVKIEKIALLLPHCIQNYSCPYKITSDIGNCRECGLCKIGEISKFVKERNAIVKIATGGTLARLFLKNEKPDFVVAVACERDLVAGIYDSFPMIVYGIFNKLDNGPCMNTDVSLEEIKKIFDLVGKK, encoded by the coding sequence ATGGTCAAAAATTTACTGTTTAAAACAGCTTATACATTTTATTATTTTGCCTATATCGTGGCAAAAAAATTTAACAAAAACAGATGTGAAAATAATTGTGTTTCAAAAGGCTTTATAAAGTTTAATAACAGACTGGCTATAAAGAGAAGTAAGAAGGTAAAGATAGAAAAAATAGCCCTTCTCCTTCCCCACTGCATACAAAATTATTCATGTCCATATAAGATAACTTCTGATATAGGAAACTGCAGAGAGTGTGGACTATGTAAAATAGGTGAAATATCTAAATTTGTAAAGGAAAGAAATGCCATAGTAAAAATAGCTACAGGTGGTACTTTGGCAAGGCTTTTTTTGAAAAATGAAAAACCTGATTTTGTAGTGGCTGTGGCCTGTGAAAGGGATCTTGTTGCAGGAATATATGACTCTTTTCCTATGATAGTTTATGGGATATTTAATAAATTAGACAACGGTCCGTGTATGAATACAGATGTTTCTCTAGAAGAAATAAAAAAAATTTTTGATTTAGTTGGAAAAAAATAG
- the dnaN gene encoding DNA polymerase III subunit beta — MNIKVDRQEFLKTLRVVEKAIAENKIRPIISCVYLEAQEDGKIVLRGTNLELTITSFMEGEVQEKGKAVFSYQLVEEYLKEITDKEINLVVKEGLLIIETSDSSSEFSVMEPEEYPRIKDSIEGTGIVFSREKLSEMLEKTKFGASTSIDNLSINCVRIEIEDKKVKVVATDTYRLVYLEDDIEYDGSLKVSIPLTTVDALIKTLRTLDEENVEFKFEENQVFFKVGNSMVLSRVIDLPFPDYNGIMKSVSHNKKISANTEEFSKILKRVQIFVKNNSESKYSAIFSLEAGSFYVSGVSETAKVNEHIEVEQEGEDVKISLNVKFLLDFIQHLDKNDRLIIDLLTSNSAIQLKNSKDEKYLYIAMPLALRD, encoded by the coding sequence TTGAATATCAAGGTAGACAGACAGGAGTTTTTAAAAACTCTTAGGGTAGTTGAAAAAGCCATAGCTGAAAATAAAATAAGACCTATAATTTCTTGTGTTTACTTAGAAGCACAAGAAGACGGAAAAATTGTACTAAGAGGTACGAATCTTGAACTTACTATAACATCCTTTATGGAGGGGGAGGTTCAGGAAAAGGGGAAAGCGGTATTTTCATATCAGCTTGTTGAAGAATATCTAAAGGAAATAACAGACAAAGAGATAAACCTTGTGGTAAAGGAGGGGCTTCTTATTATAGAGACATCTGATTCATCTTCTGAATTTTCTGTAATGGAGCCTGAAGAGTATCCGAGGATAAAAGATAGTATAGAGGGAACCGGTATAGTTTTCTCAAGAGAGAAGCTTTCTGAAATGCTTGAAAAAACAAAATTCGGCGCATCTACTTCTATTGATAATCTGTCTATAAATTGCGTAAGGATTGAAATAGAAGATAAAAAGGTAAAGGTTGTAGCCACTGACACTTACCGTCTGGTATACTTAGAAGACGACATAGAGTATGATGGTTCTCTCAAAGTCAGCATTCCTCTGACCACAGTAGATGCATTGATAAAGACCCTCAGAACTTTAGATGAAGAAAATGTTGAGTTTAAGTTTGAAGAAAATCAGGTTTTCTTTAAGGTGGGTAATTCAATGGTTTTGAGTAGGGTAATAGATCTACCTTTTCCAGACTATAACGGAATAATGAAGTCTGTATCTCACAACAAGAAAATATCGGCCAATACTGAAGAATTTTCTAAAATCTTGAAAAGAGTTCAGATATTTGTAAAAAATAACAGTGAGTCTAAATACAGTGCAATATTTAGTCTAGAGGCTGGAAGTTTTTATGTAAGTGGTGTGTCAGAAACTGCAAAAGTTAATGAGCATATAGAGGTGGAACAAGAGGGAGAGGATGTAAAAATTTCCCTAAATGTAAAATTCCTTTTGGATTTTATACAACACCTGGATAAAAATGACAGGTTAATAATTGATCTTTTAACTTCAAATAGTGCCATACAACTTAAAAATAGCAAAGATGAAAAATATTTATATATAGCTATGCCTTTAGCCCTAAGAGATTAA
- a CDS encoding sigma-70 family RNA polymerase sigma factor — protein sequence MEKERDLVSLYLEDIRSYNILTKEEELDLLIRAKSGCEDAKHKLILSNLRLVVNIAKSYVHKGMGFIDLISEGNFGLMHAIEKFDVEKGFRFSTYAVWWIKQSISKAIISKGREIRIPSYKHDLLNKVNKFIMEFVMKNSVYPNIEDIALGLEITPKKVQKVMLEFQDLLSLNASIGDDIFLEDTISQPDEESLEDEVLGEIGRNEINDILEVLKPREKEILKLRYGLDGYEIHTLEEIGKSFSITRERVRQIEKKTLQKLRNKFSEELKPYLFK from the coding sequence ATGGAAAAAGAAAGAGATTTAGTTTCACTTTATCTTGAAGATATCCGTAGTTACAACATTTTGACGAAAGAAGAAGAATTAGATCTTTTAATAAGGGCTAAGAGCGGTTGTGAAGATGCTAAACACAAACTTATTCTTTCTAATTTAAGATTGGTTGTTAATATAGCTAAAAGCTACGTCCATAAAGGAATGGGTTTTATTGACCTGATAAGTGAGGGTAATTTTGGACTTATGCATGCTATAGAAAAATTTGATGTAGAAAAAGGTTTTAGATTTTCTACCTATGCTGTCTGGTGGATAAAACAGTCTATAAGTAAGGCCATCATAAGTAAAGGAAGAGAGATAAGAATTCCTTCGTATAAGCATGATCTTTTAAACAAGGTAAATAAATTTATAATGGAATTTGTGATGAAAAATAGTGTTTACCCGAATATAGAGGATATAGCACTAGGACTGGAGATTACTCCTAAAAAGGTTCAGAAGGTTATGCTTGAGTTCCAAGATCTTTTGTCTCTGAATGCATCAATAGGTGACGATATTTTCTTAGAAGACACGATCAGCCAGCCCGATGAAGAATCTCTTGAAGATGAAGTATTGGGAGAGATAGGAAGAAACGAGATAAATGATATACTAGAAGTGTTAAAACCCCGTGAGAAAGAGATATTAAAACTTAGATATGGACTTGATGGTTATGAGATACACACCCTAGAAGAGATAGGGAAAAGTTTTAGTATAACCAGAGAGAGAGTTAGACAGATAGAGAAAAAGACCCTTCAGAAACTTCGAAATAAGTTCAGTGAAGAGTTAAAACCATATCTTTTTAAATAA